One uncultured Pseudodesulfovibrio sp. genomic window carries:
- a CDS encoding EAL domain-containing protein, translating into MPDIQKIIENRSLITHFQPQVSLKRKAVVGLEALSRGFDPQSGEIIPPTLLFEQARDRASRLALDRACRTNAAESFAALHRKDKGMMLSMNIDASCINEETRGSCHVLNLVTRCGISPSNVIIEIIESRCEDMDALMAFVKFYRDNDFLIALDDVGAGFSNLDRIPLLKPDVIKLDRTLISGVDKHFHKLEVVRSFVQMSNRLGCLVLAEGVETAEEAMCLLSNGVDVFQGFYFARPAPGLDAVPGMASKVDALAERHRENRTQQIADDKRLYSSYDLTVLTMCQELAETLAKDMGLALAKFVETYESVECLYVLDMRGNQISDTVCDPSRLKTCKRFLYEPAEVGADHSLKEYFLPIQAGLEKFTTRPYISLASGNLCITISHMFYHKSSGRHRILCVDMTRNEAGSPS; encoded by the coding sequence GTGCCAGACATTCAAAAGATCATTGAAAATCGTTCGCTGATCACGCACTTCCAGCCCCAGGTTTCGCTCAAGCGGAAAGCGGTCGTCGGGCTGGAGGCGCTGAGCAGAGGGTTTGACCCCCAAAGCGGAGAAATCATACCTCCAACCCTGCTGTTCGAGCAGGCCCGGGACAGAGCATCCCGGCTCGCCCTGGACCGGGCCTGCCGAACTAACGCGGCTGAATCCTTTGCCGCGCTTCACAGAAAAGACAAGGGCATGATGCTCTCCATGAACATCGACGCCTCCTGCATCAACGAAGAGACCCGCGGTTCCTGCCACGTTCTCAACCTCGTCACCCGATGCGGCATCAGCCCGAGCAACGTGATCATCGAGATCATCGAATCCCGGTGCGAAGACATGGACGCCCTCATGGCCTTCGTCAAATTCTATCGGGACAACGACTTCCTCATCGCGCTGGACGACGTGGGCGCAGGCTTTTCCAATCTGGACCGCATCCCCCTGCTCAAGCCGGACGTCATCAAGCTGGACCGCACCCTGATCAGCGGCGTGGACAAGCATTTCCACAAACTGGAAGTGGTCCGCAGTTTCGTCCAGATGTCCAACCGACTCGGCTGCCTCGTTCTGGCAGAGGGCGTGGAGACGGCCGAGGAGGCCATGTGCCTGCTCTCGAACGGGGTCGACGTGTTCCAGGGATTCTATTTCGCCCGGCCCGCGCCGGGGTTGGACGCGGTGCCCGGCATGGCCTCCAAGGTGGACGCTCTGGCCGAGCGGCACCGGGAGAACCGCACGCAGCAGATCGCGGACGACAAGCGCCTGTATTCAAGCTACGACCTGACCGTGCTGACCATGTGCCAGGAACTGGCCGAGACTCTGGCCAAGGACATGGGCCTGGCTTTGGCCAAATTCGTCGAGACCTACGAAAGCGTCGAGTGTCTCTATGTTCTGGACATGCGCGGAAACCAGATTTCCGACACCGTTTGCGATCCGTCCCGGCTCAAGACCTGCAAGCGGTTTTTGTACGAGCCCGCCGAGGTGGGCGCGGACCATTCGCTCAAGGAATATTTCCTGCCCATTCAGGCCGGGTTGGAGAAGTTCACCACCCGCCCGTATATCTCGCTCGCCTCAGGCAATCTGTGCATCACCATCTCCCATATGTTCTACCACAAGAGCAGCGGCCGTCACCGCATCCTGTGCGTCGACATGACGCGGAACGAGGCGGGAAGTCCATCCTGA
- the panC gene encoding pantoate--beta-alanine ligase: MKIITDPTELQRQCLDWRKQGHTIGLVPTMGYLHHGHTSLIDRARTECDKLVISVFVNPAQFGENEDLDSYPRDFESDRAKAEAHGVDLIFAPEPGSMYADNHATWVEAPRLGEHLCGTTRPIHFRGVCTVVTKLFMLTQAEVAVFGEKDWQQFAILRRMVRDLNMPIRLIGHPIVREEDGLALSSRNAYLTEEERAVAPNIRKGLLKLVDKAKGGERDCAALKQFLADEYAAALPMGEVDYIEIVDPDEISPLRTIARSALAAVAVRMGKARLIDNILIEV, encoded by the coding sequence ATGAAAATCATCACCGATCCGACAGAATTGCAGCGCCAATGTCTTGACTGGCGCAAGCAGGGCCACACCATCGGCCTTGTTCCGACCATGGGCTACCTGCACCACGGCCACACCTCCCTTATCGACCGCGCCCGTACCGAGTGCGACAAGCTCGTCATCTCGGTCTTCGTCAACCCCGCTCAGTTCGGTGAGAACGAAGATCTGGACAGCTACCCCCGTGATTTCGAGAGCGACCGCGCCAAGGCCGAGGCCCACGGCGTGGACCTGATCTTCGCCCCCGAACCCGGCTCCATGTACGCGGACAACCACGCCACCTGGGTGGAAGCCCCCCGACTGGGCGAACACCTCTGCGGCACCACCCGGCCCATCCATTTCCGCGGCGTGTGCACGGTGGTCACCAAGCTGTTCATGCTGACCCAGGCCGAAGTGGCCGTATTCGGCGAGAAGGACTGGCAGCAGTTTGCCATCCTGCGCCGCATGGTCCGCGACCTGAACATGCCGATCAGGCTCATCGGGCACCCCATCGTGCGCGAGGAAGACGGTCTGGCCCTGAGCTCCCGAAACGCGTATCTTACCGAAGAAGAGCGTGCAGTGGCCCCGAACATCCGCAAGGGTCTGCTCAAACTCGTGGACAAGGCCAAGGGCGGGGAGCGCGACTGCGCCGCATTGAAGCAATTCCTGGCCGACGAATACGCCGCCGCCCTGCCCATGGGCGAGGTGGACTACATCGAAATCGTTGACCCGGACGAAATTTCACCGCTCAGGACCATTGCCCGGTCCGCGCTGGCCGCCGTGGCCGTGCGCATGGGCAAGGCCCGGCTGATAGATAATATATTGATAGAGGTTTAG
- a CDS encoding ammonium transporter codes for MFSRKSPTHVSKRLAIGVAALVAALTPTLAFAQDVEYLTQSNANILWTLIAAAMVMIMQAGFACVECGFTRAKNAGNIMMKNFLDYAAGSIIFFLFGYAIMFGADAGGFIGTSGYALSGITEADLPWTYTFWFFQSVFAATAATIVSGGMAERTKFGTYVIISMVISGLIYPISGHWIWGGGWLGELGFCDFAGSTVVHSVGGWIALVGAMVLGPRIGKYTEDGKANAIPGHNIPLAGLGVFILWFGWFGFNPGSTVEANDSIGLIAMNTTLAACAGMLASMVFAWIRFGKPDISMSMNGALAGLVAITAPCATVTPGPSVVIGLVAGVLVVISIEFIDKVLKIDDPVGASSVHGVCGAWGTIACGLFNVDGGLFYGGGAHLLGVQLLGVGAVFVWAFGTGFILMSVLKGVLGLRASKEEELKGLDIGEHGSEAYNGFQLFSNE; via the coding sequence ATGTTTTCGAGAAAGTCCCCGACCCATGTTTCCAAGAGGCTCGCCATCGGCGTGGCCGCTTTGGTAGCAGCCCTGACCCCCACCCTCGCCTTCGCGCAGGATGTGGAGTACCTGACCCAGTCCAACGCCAACATCCTGTGGACGCTGATCGCCGCCGCAATGGTCATGATCATGCAGGCTGGCTTCGCCTGTGTCGAGTGCGGTTTCACTCGCGCCAAAAACGCGGGTAACATCATGATGAAGAACTTCCTGGACTACGCAGCGGGTTCCATCATCTTCTTCCTGTTCGGCTACGCCATCATGTTCGGCGCTGACGCCGGCGGCTTCATCGGCACCTCCGGTTACGCCCTTTCCGGCATCACCGAGGCCGACCTGCCCTGGACCTACACCTTCTGGTTCTTCCAGTCCGTGTTTGCCGCCACCGCCGCGACCATCGTTTCCGGTGGTATGGCCGAGCGTACCAAGTTCGGTACCTACGTCATTATTTCCATGGTCATCTCCGGCCTGATCTACCCCATCTCCGGTCACTGGATCTGGGGCGGCGGCTGGCTGGGCGAGCTCGGCTTCTGCGACTTCGCCGGTTCCACCGTTGTTCACTCCGTTGGTGGCTGGATCGCTCTCGTCGGCGCCATGGTTCTCGGCCCGCGCATCGGCAAGTACACCGAAGACGGCAAGGCCAACGCCATCCCGGGCCACAACATCCCGCTGGCCGGTCTGGGCGTCTTCATCCTCTGGTTCGGTTGGTTCGGCTTCAACCCCGGTTCCACTGTCGAGGCTAACGACTCCATCGGTCTGATCGCCATGAACACCACCCTGGCCGCCTGCGCCGGTATGCTCGCCTCCATGGTCTTCGCCTGGATCCGCTTCGGCAAGCCTGACATCTCCATGTCCATGAACGGCGCTCTGGCCGGTCTGGTCGCCATCACCGCTCCCTGCGCCACCGTCACCCCCGGCCCCTCCGTCGTTATCGGTCTGGTCGCCGGTGTGCTGGTTGTCATTTCCATCGAGTTCATCGACAAGGTCCTCAAGATCGACGATCCGGTCGGCGCCTCCTCGGTCCACGGTGTCTGCGGCGCCTGGGGTACCATCGCCTGCGGCCTGTTCAATGTTGACGGCGGCCTGTTCTACGGCGGCGGCGCCCACCTCCTCGGTGTGCAGCTGCTCGGCGTGGGCGCGGTCTTCGTCTGGGCCTTCGGTACCGGCTTCATCCTGATGTCCGTCCTCAAGGGCGTCCTGGGCCTGCGCGCTTCCAAGGAAGAAGAACTCAAGGGTCTGGACATTGGCGAACACGGCTCCGAGGCCTACAATGGCTTCCAGCTCTTCAGCAACGAGTAG
- the metK gene encoding methionine adenosyltransferase, translating into MQIEGKYLFTSESVTEGHPDKVADQISDAILDAIIGQDENARVACETLVTTGMAFIAGEISTTAFADFPEIVRNTIKDIGYNSSDTMGFDWQTCAVISSIDKQSPDIAQGVDRVKPEDQGAGDQGMMFGFATNETPTLMPTPIYYAHKLSRRLTYVRKEGILDFLRPDGKTQVCVQFDNGKPVRIDNVVVSSQHDENIAYSDLKDAILKEVIMHTLPEELIDDSLKTYINPTGRFVIGGPVGDCGLTGRKIINDTYGGAGAHGGGAFSGKDPSKVDRSGAYMARYVAKNVVASGLADMCEVQIAYAIGVAEPVSVVVSSRGTGQVSDEQLTKAVTEVFDMRPYFIQERLKLRRPIFQKTTNYGHFGRELPEFTWEATDAVDDLRTACKI; encoded by the coding sequence ATGCAGATTGAAGGCAAATACCTTTTCACTTCCGAGTCCGTGACCGAAGGCCACCCCGACAAGGTGGCCGACCAGATTTCCGACGCCATCCTGGACGCCATCATCGGCCAGGACGAGAACGCACGCGTGGCCTGCGAGACTCTGGTGACCACCGGCATGGCCTTCATCGCCGGTGAAATCTCCACCACCGCTTTCGCCGACTTCCCGGAGATCGTCCGCAACACCATCAAGGACATCGGCTACAACAGCTCCGACACCATGGGCTTCGACTGGCAGACCTGCGCGGTCATCTCGTCCATCGACAAGCAGTCCCCGGACATCGCCCAGGGCGTCGACCGGGTCAAACCCGAAGACCAGGGCGCCGGCGACCAGGGCATGATGTTCGGTTTCGCCACCAACGAGACCCCCACCCTCATGCCGACCCCGATCTACTACGCCCACAAGCTGTCCCGCCGCCTGACCTACGTGCGCAAAGAGGGCATCCTCGATTTCCTGCGCCCGGACGGCAAGACCCAGGTCTGCGTGCAGTTCGACAACGGCAAGCCCGTGCGCATCGACAACGTGGTCGTCTCCTCCCAGCATGACGAGAACATCGCCTACTCGGACCTGAAGGACGCGATCCTCAAGGAAGTCATCATGCACACCCTCCCGGAGGAGCTGATCGACGACTCCCTGAAGACCTATATCAACCCCACCGGCCGGTTCGTCATCGGCGGTCCCGTGGGTGACTGCGGCCTGACCGGACGCAAGATCATCAACGACACCTACGGTGGAGCCGGTGCCCACGGCGGCGGCGCCTTCTCGGGCAAGGACCCGTCCAAGGTAGACCGCTCCGGCGCGTACATGGCCCGCTACGTGGCCAAGAACGTGGTCGCCTCCGGTCTGGCCGACATGTGCGAGGTTCAGATCGCCTACGCCATCGGCGTGGCCGAGCCCGTGTCCGTCGTTGTCAGCTCCCGCGGTACCGGCCAGGTCTCCGACGAACAGCTGACCAAGGCCGTGACCGAGGTCTTCGACATGCGCCCCTACTTCATCCAGGAGCGCCTCAAGCTGCGTCGCCCCATCTTCCAGAAGACCACCAACTACGGCCACTTCGGCCGCGAGCTGCCCGAGTTCACCTGGGAAGCCACCGACGCCGTGGACGATCTGCGCACCGCCTGCAAGATCTAG
- a CDS encoding 2-amino-3,7-dideoxy-D-threo-hept-6-ulosonate synthase, whose translation MHIGKAIRLERIFNRNTGRTIVVPMDHGVTVGPIDGLVDMREAVGRVVDGGANAVIEHKGLVRCGHRAQGKDIGLIVHLSASTTLSPFPNAKSLVASVEDAIRLGADAVSIHCNLGDETEAAMLGDFGRMSSEAANWGIPLLAMVYARGPKVKNEYAPEVVAHCARVGTELGADVVKVNYTGDKETFAHVCDSCCVPVVIAGGPKLDSTEAFLQMVHDSLEAGGAGLSVGRNVFQHENPTRLVQALNMIVHGDESVETALNHLNA comes from the coding sequence ATGCACATCGGTAAAGCCATCAGGCTGGAACGCATCTTCAACCGCAACACTGGCCGGACCATCGTGGTCCCCATGGACCACGGCGTAACCGTCGGCCCCATCGACGGACTGGTAGACATGCGCGAGGCGGTGGGCCGTGTCGTGGACGGCGGGGCCAACGCCGTCATCGAGCACAAGGGCCTGGTCCGCTGCGGCCACCGCGCCCAGGGCAAGGACATCGGGCTCATCGTCCACCTGTCCGCCTCCACCACCCTCTCCCCCTTCCCCAACGCCAAATCTCTGGTCGCTTCAGTGGAGGACGCCATCAGACTGGGTGCTGACGCCGTATCCATCCACTGCAACCTCGGCGACGAAACCGAGGCCGCCATGCTCGGCGATTTCGGCAGAATGTCCTCCGAAGCCGCCAACTGGGGCATCCCGCTCCTGGCCATGGTCTACGCTCGCGGCCCCAAGGTGAAGAACGAATACGCTCCCGAGGTCGTGGCCCACTGCGCCCGCGTGGGCACCGAGCTGGGCGCGGACGTGGTCAAGGTCAACTACACCGGCGACAAGGAGACCTTCGCCCACGTGTGCGATTCCTGCTGCGTCCCCGTGGTCATCGCGGGCGGACCCAAGCTGGACAGCACAGAAGCGTTTCTCCAGATGGTCCACGATTCCCTGGAAGCGGGCGGCGCGGGTTTGTCCGTCGGCCGCAACGTCTTCCAGCACGAAAACCCCACCCGCCTCGTGCAGGCCCTGAACATGATCGTCCATGGTGACGAATCCGTCGAAACCGCCCTCAACCATCTCAACGCATAG
- a CDS encoding P-II family nitrogen regulator gives MKLIVAYIRPEKLNDVKQALYAKEIYSLSVTNILGSGRQKGFTETYRGVQMEVNLLKKVRLEIGVNDDFEQKAIDAILSSGQTGSEGDGVIFVTELTKALRIRTGEDGIL, from the coding sequence ATGAAGCTTATCGTTGCATACATCAGGCCTGAAAAGTTGAACGACGTGAAGCAGGCGCTTTACGCCAAGGAGATCTACTCCCTGTCCGTGACCAACATCCTGGGCTCCGGACGCCAGAAGGGATTCACTGAAACCTACCGCGGCGTGCAGATGGAAGTGAACCTGCTCAAGAAAGTCCGCCTCGAGATCGGCGTCAACGACGATTTCGAACAGAAGGCCATCGACGCCATCCTGTCCTCCGGACAGACCGGTTCCGAAGGCGACGGCGTGATCTTCGTCACCGAACTGACCAAGGCCCTGCGCATCAGGACCGGTGAGGACGGAATCCTCTAG
- the panD gene encoding aspartate 1-decarboxylase — protein sequence MAQRCFLSAKIHGATITCANLEYRGSISIDTKLMKTVGLLPYEQVDVYNLDNGERLTTYAIPGQPGEICLNGAAAHKGGVGQRVIIAAFMWLDENEAKTRKPRVVIAGKNNTVDEILECELINPDF from the coding sequence GTGGCTCAAAGATGTTTTCTGAGCGCCAAGATCCATGGCGCGACCATTACCTGCGCGAACCTGGAATACCGGGGCAGCATTTCCATAGACACCAAACTGATGAAGACGGTGGGACTGCTGCCTTACGAACAGGTGGACGTATACAACCTGGACAACGGGGAACGGCTGACCACTTACGCCATCCCCGGCCAACCGGGCGAGATCTGCCTGAACGGAGCCGCCGCGCACAAGGGCGGCGTCGGACAGCGCGTGATCATCGCCGCATTCATGTGGCTGGACGAAAACGAAGCGAAGACCCGCAAACCCAGGGTCGTCATCGCAGGCAAGAACAATACCGTCGATGAAATCCTCGAGTGCGAACTCATCAACCCGGATTTCTAG
- a CDS encoding diguanylate cyclase: MRTNKDIFSDRAVSLTPQELIDFEHTIKDCMAEFVSFSSYSLFFPRGKSDDIPEPEFRAEDNELILPLVFKGEMMCYFIAKGVRLKAPATAPKYLMALAASILEKLALYKKAVTDPLTGLYSRNFFFEELEQAIDQVQGCLATGTCRSGVETREPEMAFSGTFGVIFLDLDTFQPINERYGYLKGDDMLGEVGRLLSLVCPKYTTVARFANDKFAILVPDAKPHACFQLSEVIRSGLSKLSFTDDITNDTISITGSLGYVCYPQGLEGAQFRRTPSEQARMIVRKARKGVAVAKDQGRNRVFGYADILSKGGRVLETLPMNRMVVSLGEASGAKVGQRFLVRSPKSGGVASASITEDERLSGRYPAMYKGEVVLVEVQDDIAFAEALHLGDAAWSVEPGDRLNLIEGDESLFSPDQEIKDDTMPSHDGATQLLRYGEFVSWFAKARLTPASFGLSLIRILDQPEENDRYQDGMDHMARDVARIARGVFGDAATGGRFGLNGMIFFTEGVDRQTLMDRTLELEQAVSRNLGLKLSVGSARYPFLNFDRADMLENCRKALDHALLLPDPRVAVFDSISLNLSADRKFMDGDIYGAIEEFKLALLDDDNNLLARNSLGICYAQLGRFEEARHEFERVVELDKKDVLALYNLGWANHRLGDLKSAEKAYRQCLKAEPGHVYSLMRLGSIEEKANHLKKAANLYKKAAEQPGGERMVLRPLARVAYRQGDIEGTREYLHLALNADHNDHQAMHMLSKLYLDQGEDPQIAEVLARQSSALAPGVPAYWDTLVEALEAQGKGEEAAIVAARAAG, translated from the coding sequence ATGAGGACAAACAAGGACATCTTCTCGGACAGGGCCGTGTCGCTCACTCCCCAGGAGTTGATCGATTTCGAACACACCATCAAGGATTGCATGGCGGAGTTCGTTTCCTTCTCCTCCTACAGTCTGTTCTTTCCCAGGGGGAAATCGGATGATATCCCCGAGCCGGAGTTCCGGGCCGAGGACAACGAGTTGATCCTGCCGCTGGTCTTCAAGGGCGAGATGATGTGCTATTTCATTGCCAAGGGCGTGCGCCTCAAGGCTCCGGCCACGGCTCCGAAATATCTCATGGCACTGGCAGCGTCGATCCTGGAGAAACTTGCCCTGTACAAAAAAGCGGTCACCGATCCCCTGACCGGTCTGTATTCGCGAAACTTTTTCTTCGAGGAGCTGGAGCAGGCCATCGATCAGGTGCAGGGCTGTCTGGCCACCGGGACCTGCCGGTCCGGGGTGGAAACCCGCGAGCCGGAGATGGCTTTTTCCGGGACCTTCGGCGTCATCTTTCTCGACCTCGACACCTTCCAGCCGATCAACGAGCGCTACGGCTATCTCAAGGGCGACGACATGCTGGGCGAGGTCGGTCGGCTGCTGAGTCTGGTCTGCCCCAAATACACCACCGTGGCGCGTTTCGCCAACGACAAGTTCGCCATCCTCGTGCCCGACGCCAAGCCTCATGCCTGCTTCCAGTTGTCCGAGGTCATTCGCTCGGGCCTGAGCAAGCTCTCTTTCACCGACGACATTACCAACGACACCATCTCGATCACCGGCAGCCTCGGCTACGTCTGCTATCCGCAGGGGCTGGAGGGAGCGCAATTCCGGCGCACTCCGTCCGAGCAGGCGCGCATGATCGTGCGCAAAGCCCGCAAGGGCGTGGCCGTGGCCAAGGATCAGGGGCGCAACCGGGTGTTTGGCTATGCCGACATCCTGTCCAAGGGCGGCCGGGTGCTCGAGACCCTGCCCATGAACCGCATGGTCGTGTCCCTGGGCGAGGCGTCCGGGGCCAAGGTCGGCCAGCGGTTTCTGGTCCGTTCGCCCAAGTCCGGCGGCGTCGCCTCGGCTTCGATCACCGAAGACGAGCGTCTGTCCGGACGCTATCCGGCCATGTACAAGGGCGAGGTGGTTCTGGTCGAGGTCCAGGACGACATCGCCTTTGCCGAGGCCCTGCACCTGGGCGACGCGGCCTGGTCCGTGGAACCCGGCGACCGACTCAATCTCATCGAGGGCGACGAAAGCCTGTTCTCGCCCGATCAGGAAATAAAGGACGACACCATGCCGAGCCACGACGGCGCGACACAACTTCTGCGATACGGCGAATTCGTCTCCTGGTTCGCCAAGGCCCGGCTTACTCCCGCGTCTTTCGGATTGTCACTGATCCGTATTCTGGATCAGCCCGAGGAGAACGACCGCTATCAGGACGGGATGGACCACATGGCCCGCGACGTGGCCCGCATTGCGCGCGGCGTGTTCGGCGACGCGGCCACCGGCGGCCGGTTTGGCCTTAACGGCATGATCTTTTTCACCGAGGGCGTGGACCGGCAAACGCTGATGGACCGCACCCTGGAACTGGAACAGGCCGTGTCCAGAAACCTCGGTCTCAAGCTTTCCGTTGGCTCGGCGCGCTACCCGTTCCTGAATTTCGACCGGGCCGACATGCTGGAAAACTGCCGCAAGGCGTTGGATCACGCATTGCTTCTGCCCGACCCGCGGGTGGCCGTGTTCGACTCCATCTCGCTCAACCTGTCCGCGGACCGCAAGTTCATGGACGGCGACATCTACGGAGCCATCGAGGAATTCAAGCTGGCCCTGCTCGACGACGACAACAATCTCCTGGCCCGCAACTCGCTCGGCATCTGCTACGCCCAGCTCGGCCGGTTCGAAGAGGCCCGGCACGAGTTCGAGCGGGTGGTGGAACTGGACAAGAAGGACGTTCTCGCCCTCTACAATCTCGGTTGGGCCAACCACCGCCTGGGTGATCTCAAGTCCGCCGAAAAGGCCTACCGTCAGTGCCTCAAGGCCGAGCCCGGCCACGTCTATTCGCTCATGCGCCTGGGGTCCATCGAGGAAAAGGCCAACCATCTCAAGAAGGCCGCCAATCTCTACAAGAAAGCCGCCGAGCAACCCGGCGGCGAACGCATGGTCCTGCGGCCTCTGGCCCGTGTGGCCTACCGCCAGGGCGACATCGAGGGTACCCGCGAATACCTGCATCTGGCCCTGAACGCCGATCACAACGACCATCAGGCCATGCACATGCTTTCCAAGCTCTATCTCGATCAGGGCGAGGACCCGCAGATCGCCGAGGTTCTGGCTCGCCAGTCCTCGGCCCTGGCTCCGGGCGTACCCGCTTACTGGGATACCCTGGTCGAAGCTCTCGAGGCTCAGGGCAAGGGCGAAGAGGCCGCCATCGTCGCCGCCAGAGCGGCGGGGTAG
- a CDS encoding transporter substrate-binding domain-containing protein: MQMRVVSFWLLLLLLPLILRAGPVWAETISFGYDEYPPLSYTVDGEARGRTISLIREASKRLGIEPVFVSQPFIRLLVSVKEGSVDSMVDLYETPERSKFLFFAARSATSEDVSVYVRSRSGVRISGLEDLARHKIGAVRGYYYGKLVDRKMMSRFRMVKDCKVLYSMLLEGRFDAVVGNSLAAEHYVGDEIARGEVVSVLKLARLEYHVAFSHTLGSRGRRLADLYAEEIWRILMERGELNPAP, encoded by the coding sequence ATGCAGATGCGTGTAGTCTCTTTCTGGCTGCTTCTCCTTTTGTTGCCTCTCATACTACGGGCCGGGCCGGTATGGGCGGAGACGATCAGTTTCGGCTACGACGAGTATCCGCCGCTCAGCTACACGGTGGACGGAGAAGCCCGCGGGAGGACCATCAGTCTGATCCGGGAAGCGAGCAAACGGTTGGGCATCGAACCGGTATTCGTGTCCCAGCCTTTTATCAGGCTCCTCGTGTCCGTGAAGGAAGGCTCCGTCGACAGCATGGTCGATCTCTACGAAACCCCGGAGCGTTCGAAATTCTTATTTTTTGCCGCGAGGAGCGCAACGAGCGAGGACGTTTCCGTTTATGTTCGGTCCCGAAGCGGGGTTCGCATCAGTGGCCTGGAAGACCTCGCGAGGCACAAAATCGGGGCTGTTCGAGGGTACTACTACGGCAAGTTGGTAGACCGGAAAATGATGAGCAGGTTCAGAATGGTCAAGGACTGCAAGGTTCTTTACTCCATGCTGCTCGAAGGGCGGTTCGACGCGGTGGTGGGCAATTCGCTGGCGGCGGAGCACTACGTTGGCGACGAGATCGCGCGAGGCGAGGTTGTGTCCGTCCTGAAGCTGGCCCGTCTGGAATATCATGTGGCCTTTTCCCACACCCTCGGTTCAAGAGGGCGCAGGCTGGCGGATCTCTATGCCGAGGAGATATGGCGGATTCTCATGGAGCGCGGGGAACTGAATCCGGCTCCCTAG